From Inquilinus sp. Marseille-Q2685:
CTGCTGGTGTCGACCGTCGCCGCCGTGGCGGGAGCCCAGACCTTCGACCTGGTCTATGTCATGACCAAGGGCGGCCCCGCCAATTCGACCTCGCTGGCGATCTATTACATCTACGAGCAGGCCTTCCAGTTCGGCGAATACGGCTACGCGGCCGCGATGGCCTCGGTGCTGGTGATCATCCTGCTGGCCTTCACCGCCCTCCTGTTCCGGGCCACGCGCGGCGGGCGCTTCGACTATGACTGACGCCGCCCTCCCCTCCCGCGCCATCCGCCCGGCCGGTACGGTCTGGTTCCTGGCCTCGGCCATTCTGGCGCTGATGACCGTGGCGCCGCTGCTGTGGATGCTGTCGATCGCCTTCAAGGGGCCGGAGGAGATCTTCGACCCCGGGCTGATCCCGGCGCGGCCGACCCTGGAGAACTTTCTCTACGTCTTCACCGAGGTCGATTTCCTGCGCTTCCTGCTGAACACTTTGGTCGTGGCCGGATCGGTGACGGTGATCGCCCTCCTGTTCCACTCCATGGCCGGCTACGCCCTGGCCCGGCTGCGCTTCCCGGGGCGGGAGGCGATCTTCCTCGGCATGTTCGCGACCTTCCTGATCTCGCTGCCGGTGATCATCGTGCCGCTGTTCATCCTGGTACGGCAGCTCGGCTTGGTGAACAGCTATGGCGGGCTGATCATCCCGGCGATCTTCAACGCCTTCGGCATATTCCTCTTGCGCCAGTTCTACCTGAACGTGCCGCGCGAGCTGGAGGAGGCGGCGTTCATCGACGGCGCCGGCCACTGGCGGGTGTATTGGAGCATCGTGCTGCCGCTGTCGCGGCCGATCCTGGCCGCCCTGGCGATCTTCTTCTTCCTGGCCAACTGGAACGCCTTCCTGTGGCCGCTGACCATCACCACCGACCCGAAGCTGTGGGTGGTGCAGGTCGCGGTCGCCAGCTTCCAGGCGCAGTACTCGGCCTCCTGGAACTACATCATGGCCGCCTCCACCGTGGTGGCGCTGCCGACCCTGCTGCTGTTCATGCTGTTCCAGCGGCAGATCGTGGAATCGATCAAGACGGGCGGCCTGAAATAGCCGCCGAGACGAGAGGAAGCCCCATGCAGAGCAATGCCGGATTGTCGCCGCTGCGCGGCCTCGCCAAGCTGCGCCAGGCTCGCACCCGCCGCTTCTCCAGCTGGGACCGCACCGGCGGCAACGACGACCGGCTGCACATCGCCCCGGGGGAGACGGTGACGATCGCCGAAACGTCGGGTGCGGGCGTGGTCACCCACATCTGGGTCACCATCAACTGCGCCAGCCGGCATGCCCTGCGCAAGATCGTGCTGCGCGCCTGGTGGGACGGCGAGGCCGAGCCCAGCGTCGAATGCCCGCTGGGCGACTTCTTCGGCATGGGCCACGCCCAAACCCGGAACTTCGCCAGCCTGCCGCTGCAGATGAGCCCGCAGGACGGCCGCGGCTTCAACTGCTACTTCCCGATGCCGTTCGGCAGCTACATGCGCTTCGCCGTGACCAACGAGGCCGAGCACGAGCTGCTGTTCTACTACTACATCGACCTCGAGCTGCACGACGCGCTGGAGGACGGCCTCGGCCGTTTCCACGCCCAGTGGCGCCGGGCCGCGCCGCAGCCCTTCGACGAGGCCGGCCTTTCCAACGAGGAGGTGCTGTTCGGCGGCGTCACCACCGATAGCGCGAAGAACCACACCATCCTCGACGCCGCCGGGCACGGCCACTATGTCGGCTGCCTGCTGAGCGTCTATTCGCTGCGCCGGTCGCGCAGTTGGGACTGGTACGGCGAGGGCGACGACATGATCTTCGTCGACGGCGAGCCCGGCATCTCCGTGCCCGATGCCGGCCGCAAGCGGCAGATCGCGGCCGAGGCGCCGCAGCCGGTGATCGCCGAACGGCCGGAGAGCGCGCCCGGCGCCAACGACGCCTGGCCGCCGACGCTGCACGGCACCGGCACCGAAGACTATTTCAACACCGCCTGGTGCCCGAACCAGGAGTATTCCGCCCCCTATCACGGCATCATCGCCGGCGGCGGCCCGAACTGGCAGGAGCCGGTGACGCTGTACCGCTTCCACATCGAGGATCCGGTGGTGTTCAAGCGGTCGATCCGCGTCACCATCGAGCGCGGCCACGCCAACCGGCGCGACGACGAGGTGTCGAGCACCGCCTTCTGGTATCAGGCCGAGCCGCACAAGCCCTTCCCGCCCCTGCCCGCCGTCGCCGACCGGCTGCCGAGTTTCCGCGCGCCCTTCGAGGAGCGCGGCTGACGCCGCTACGGCAGCCCGCGCGTCCCGGGGCTCGGATCGGCGTCGTCGACAGACGCTGTGCCACGCTCATTGGAATCCGCGCCCCAGGCCCGGGCTTCGGCCAGCACGGCCTCGTCGAGCTGGTCGGGCATATGCGCGCCCATCAGGCGGATCGCCTGGACCAGGGCCAGCACCTCACGGTCTAGGGTCGGCTCCGGCCCGTCGCCGCCGCCGATCAGCCGGGGCGGGATGCTGGCCTCGACCACCACGCGAATCCGCCCGAGGGCATCCCAGGCCTGTTCCGCCGTCCATCCGGCGCTCTTGTCGGAGTCCTTCGCCATGCGGGGACAACAGCGTCAGACGGGAGTCCGGTTCCTGCAAGAGCGCCCGCCCGCGGCCTCTCCTATGCTCGGCGGCGCTCGCTGTGTCCGCTCCGCGTCGGACGTGCCGCCGCCCTGCGCCGGCGATCGGCCCAGGCCATCAGCGGCGTCGAGGCGATGCCGTGCATCACGATCGACCCGAGGACCGCGAAGGACGTGATCGCCCACAGCCGGCCGGCGTCCGGAAACTCCGCCCGGCCCAGCGCATAGGCCATGTAGTAGAAGGTGCCGAGGCCGCGGATGCCGAAGAAGGCCATGAGGCCGCGGGCGGCGCGCGGCAGCTTCGTGCCGATCAGGCTGACCCAGCCGCACAGCGGGCGGATGACCAGCAGCAGGGCGGCGCCGACCAGCACGTCCCTCCATTCCAGCCGGGCCAGCGCGCCGGTCCCGACCGCGGCACCGAACACCAGGAGCACGACGACCATCAGCACGCGCTCGATCTGTTCCGAGAACTCGGCCATCGCGCCATGGAAGTCGCTGCTGCGGTCCGTGGCCCGCAGCGTCACCGCGGCGATGAACACGGCGACGAAGCCGTAGCCGGCGGCGAGTTCGGTCACGCCGAAGGAGATCAAGGTGACGCCGACGGCGACCAGCCCGTCGCCGGTGCGCGACAGCTTCAGGCGCGGCAGCCGGAAGGTCAGCCAGCCGAAGACGCGGCCGGCGGCGTAGCCGATCAGCGCGCCGCAGCCGATCCTCCAGATCACGTCGCCCGCCAGCCAATGGACCCAGGCCGACTCCAGCGGCGTGGCCGCGAGCGTCATCGCCAGCACGACGAAGGGGAAGGCCAAACCATCGTTGAGGCCGGCCTCGGAGGTCAGGGCGAAGCGCACCTCGCCGCCCTCCTCCTCCCCCGGCGGACCGGCCTGCACGTCGCACGCCAGGACCGGATCGGTCGGCGCCAGCGCGGCGGCGACCAGCAGGGCCGCCGCCCAGGGCAGGCCGAGGGCCGCCCAGCACAGCGCCGCCATCGTGGCGATGGTCAGCGGCATGGCGATGCCGAGCAGCCGCCAGGTCGCCTGCCAGCGGCGCCAGCCGAAGGGACGCTCGACCCGGAGGCCCGCCCCCATCAGCGCCACCAGGATGATGAACTCCACCGCCTGTTCCAGCACCCGCTCCTGGAGCAGGAAGGCGGAGGCGCGATCGATCCAGGGACCGTGCGGCGCGACGACGCCGATGCCGACGGCGACGATCGGCAGCGACAGCGGCAGGCGGCGGACCACCAGCGGCAGCCAGGCCGACAGCAGGACCAGCGCGCCGAGGACCAGGATGACGACGGCCGAAGCGTCGAACGTCTCGGGCATGCCGGGCCAACAGCGGGATCGGCGTGCCGGTTTCCTCCATCGTTGTCCCGAGGGCTTGGAGGGCCCTGCCGCTGATCACACTGCTGCCGGCCATCTTGCCGTCGACGGACCTGTCCGCGCCGAACCTGGTCTTGGGCCCGTGACCACCATGGGCGGCCCCCTCCCTACGATGCCGGTTCCGACATGCCGTGCGGTTCCCGACGCTGCCGGACCGCGCCGATCCCCTCCGCATGCTTCTCGCCCCAATCGGCCAGGGGGCCCAGCGCCTGGTTGAGCGAGGTGCCGAGCGCAGTCACCGAATACTCCACCCGCGGCGGCACCTCATGGAACACCTCGCGGTGGACCAGGCCGTCCGCCTCCATCTCCCGCAGCTGCTGGATCAGCATCTTCTCGCTGATCCCCGGCACCAGCCTCTTCAGCTCACCGAACCGGCGGGGCTCGGCCTGGATCTCCCACAGGATCAGAGCCTTCCATTTGCCGCCGATAACCTCGAAGGCGGGTCCCAGGCCGCAGCTGTAGGGCTGCTCTCCCCTCATGATGTCCTCGCGTCAAGGTCTTGCAATGCCGCAATTCTTACCTTCCGGTAAGTACCTGACTTTTAAGTAGGTACTTGAGCAAAATCAAGCAGCCCATACCTTCCAGACATCCGAACGAGCCGAACCCGGCCTCGGACGCAGCAGGAAGGGCGAGACATATGGACGCCGAACCCAACACCATTGAATCTCCCGAGGATGGGGCAGCGGAGGCGGCCCTGCGGGTCAATGGCCGCACGCGCCGTCTCCGGATCGATCCTCGGGTCACGCTCCTCGACGCGCTGCGGGACCATCTCGGCTTGACCGGGGCCAAGAAAGGCTGCGACCGCGGCGAATGCGGCGCCTGCACGGTGCATATCGACGGCCGCAGGGCGCTGTCGTGCCTGACGCTCGCGGTCATGGCCGAGGGCCGCGAGATCACCACGATCGAGGGCCTCGCCGAGAGCGACCGGCTGCACCCCGTGCAGGCCGCCTTCATCGAGCATGACGCGTTCCAGTGCGGCTTCTGCACCCCGGGGCAGATCATGTCGGCGGTCGCCTGCATCCGCGAGGGGCATGCCGGCTCGGACGACGAGATCCGTGAGTTCATGAGCGGCAATCTCTGCCGCTGCGCCGCCTATCCGCAGATCGTCGCCGCGGTGCGGGCCGCGGCGGCCACGACCGGAGCCTGACCCATGCAGAGCTTCGCCTATGAGCGGGCAGCGACCCTCGCACAAGCGATCGGGGCCGCGGCCGAGCCGGGCACGGCGGTGATCGCCGGCGGCACCGAGCTGCTGAACTGGATGAAGGACGGCATCGCCGCGCCGCGGCGCCTCGTCGATCTGAACCACCTGCCCGGCCTGGACAGCGTCACGGCGGACGCAAGCGGCCTCAGGATCGGGGCGCTGGCCCGGATGAGCGACCTGGCCGAGCACCCGGCGATCCGGCGCGACTGGCCGGCCGTCTCGCAGGCGCTGCTGCAGAGCGCTTCCGCCCAGATCCGCACCATGGCCTCGATCGGCGGCAACCTGATGCAGCGCACGCGCTGCCCCTATTTCCGGGCCGAGGTCGAGCTGCCCTGCAACCGGCGCCGGCCGGGCAGCGGCTGCGCGGCGCTGGCGGGCGAGGACCGGTCGGGCGCGATCTTCGGCTGGACCGAGCAGTGCGTCGCGACCCATCCGTCGGACGTGGCGGTGGCGCTGGCCGCGCTCGATGCCGTGGTGCATGTGGACGGCCCCGGCGGGCCGCGCGCGATCCCGATCGCGGACTTTCATCCCCTGCCCGACCACGGGTTGATCCGAGAGTCCGTGCTGGAGCCCGGGGAGCTGATCACCGCGATCGAGGTGCCGGCCTCCGCCGCCGCGCGGCGGTCGCACTACCTCAAGCTGCGCGAACGGGCATCCTACGAATTCGCGCTGGTCTCGGCAGCTGTCGGGCTCGACCTCGACGGCCCGGTGATCCGCGAGGCGCGGATCGCGCTCGGCGGCGTCGCGGCGAAGCCATGGCGCCTGAGAGAAGCGGAAGAAGCCCTGCGGGGCGTTATGCAGGCGGACGAACCCGCCCTGCGGCGCGCCTTGGACGCCGGCTTCGCCGAGGCGCGGCCGCTGCGCCGGAACGGCTTCAAGGTGGAGCTGGCCAAACGTGCCGTCATCCGGGCGCTGCAGATCGTAGGAGGCGTGGCATGAGCGGCGAAATCGGGCAGGCGGTCAGCCGCCGGGACGGTCCGGCGAAGGTCACCGGCGCGGCACGCTACGCCGCCGACACGCCCTCGGCCGGCGCCGTCCATGCCGTGATCGTTCCGGCAACCCGGCCGAGGGCCCGCATCACGGCGATCGATCTCGGCCGGGCATCGGCCGCGGCCGGCGTGATCCGCATCTTCACCCATGAGAATGCACCGCGCTTCGGCCAGGTGACCGTGGTGCTGGCGGAGGACAACCTGCCGCCGCTGCAGGGCGACCGAGTCCTCTACGAAGGCCAGCCGGTGGCGCTGGTGGTCGCCGGGACGCCGGAGCAAGCGACTGAGGCGGCACGCCTCGTCCGCGTCGATTATGACGAGGAGCCGTTCGACGCGGATTTCCTCGCCGATCCGGATCGGGCCGAGCTGGTGACCGAGTTCTTCGGCCTGCCGCTCGACACCGCCTGGGGCGACGTGGCGGCGGCCCGGCACGAGTCCGATGCCGGGGTGGAGGCCGTCTATGTCACGGCCGATCGGCACCACAACCCGATCGAGCCGGGGGCGATCCTGGCGGTCTGGCAGGACGGGCAGCTCACCGTGCACGATTCGACGCAGGGGGTGGCGGAGGAGCGCGACGCGCTGGCCCAGGCGCTCGGACTCGACCCGGAGCGCGTGCGGGTGCGGAACGACTTCATCGGCGGCAGCTTCGGCGCCAAGCTCTGGGGCCTGCCGCACCAGCTGCTGGCAGCCATGGCGGCGCGGGAGCTGGGGCGCCCGGTGAAGCTGGTTCTGACCCGGGCCCAGTCCTACACGGCCTGGGGCTATCAATCGGCGACCCGCCAGACCGTGGCCCTGAGCGCCCGGGCCGACGGCACCTTGACCGGCCTGCATCACGACGTCGTGGCTGCAGGCTCCCATATCGGCCACTACGTCGAGGCGGCGGGCTGGGACACGCCCGCGATGTATGCCACGCCAAACTTCAAGATCAGCCATCGCCGTCGGCGGCTGGACCGCGCCAGCCCGTCGGCGATGCGGTCGCCCTTCGGCGGCGTCGGCCTGGTCGCGGTCGAGATCGCGATGGACGAGCTCGCCGACCGCCTCGGCATGGACCCGCTCGAGCTCCGGCTCCGCAACTACGCCGAGGCCTATCCGGCCGACGGCCGCCCCTTCTCGTCCAAGCGGCTGCGGGAGTGCTACGCGGAGGGCGCGCGACGGTTCGGCTGGTCCGGCCGGCCGCCGGCGCCGCGGTCGATACGCGACGGCCGGGACCTGATCGGCTGGGGCATGGCGACCGCGGTGCTGCGGGCGTTCCGCTTTCCGGCCACGGCGCGGATCGGCATCGACCGCGACGGCCGGGTGCTGGTCGAGACCGCCACCCACGATGTCGGCCAGGGGCTGAGCACCATCCTCCGGCAGATCGCCGCCGACGCGCTCGGCGTGGCGGTCGAGCGCGTGAACCTGGCGATCGCCGACACCACCCTGCCCCGGACCACGTTCACCGGCGGCTCCTCGACCTCGATGAGCGTCGGTTCCGCCGTCCAGGCCGCGGCTACGGCCTTGAGAGAGAAGCTGGTCGAGGCCGGCGCCAACGGGCCCGAGGGCTATGCCGGCGCTCTGGCGCGGCTCGGCGTCGAGCGGCTGTCCGCCGAAGGCGAGTGGTCGCCGGCCGACAATGAGACGACCCCGCCGATCTTCAGCTTCGGGGCGGTGTTCGCCGAGGTGCGGGTCGACCGCGACATCCCGATCCCGAGGGTCAGCCGCGTCGTCGGCGTCTACGACGCCGGCCGGATCCTCAATCCCAAGACCGCGCGTAGCCAGATGACCGGCGGCATCATCTGGGGGATCGGCCAGGCGCTGTTGGAGAGATCGGAGATGGATCCTCGTCTCGGCCGGTTCCTGTCGAAGAACCTGGCCGGCTATCTGGTGCCGGTGAACGCCGATGTCAGCGAGATCGACGTCGCCTTCGTCGAGGCGCCCGACCCGCATGCCAGCCCGCTCGGCGCCCGCGGCATCGGCGAGCTGGGCGCCATCGGCATCGGCGCGGCGATCGCCAACGCCGTATCCCACGCCGCCGGCGTGCGGGTGCGCGAGCTGCCGATCCGGCCGGAGCATCTGATGGCGTGACGATCGCCCATGCCGGACGCCGGAGGGCTCACCCCTTCAGCCCGGTATGGGCCAGGCCCTCGATGAACTGGCGCTGGGCGAGGACGAACACGATCAGCACCGGCAGCGCCGTCAGGGTCACCGCCGCCAGCTGCACGTTCCACATCGGCCCGCCATAGGCGTCGACATACTGGGTCAGGGCCTGCGGCAGGGTGAACTTCTCGGTCGAGGACAGGAAGACAATCGGTTCGAGATACAGGTTCCAGCTGTGCAGGAAGGTGAAGATGGCGACGGCGCCCAGCGCCGGGCGGGCCAGCGGCAGGGCGATGCGCCAGAACAGCCCGAAGCGGCCGAGCCCGTCGATCCTTCCCGCCTCCTCCAGCTCCGGCGGCAGGGTGATGAAGAACTGGCGCATGATGAAGGTCGCCAGCACGCAGGGCGCGCCGAGGATCGGCACCAGGATCAGGGGCCAGTGGGTGTTGACTAGGCCGAGCCCCAGGAAGAAGCGGAACAGCGGCACGATCGTCACCTCGCTGGGCACCAGGAGCGCCAGCAGCACGACCATGAACACCGCGTTCTGGCCCGGGAAGCGGATGCGGGCAAAGGCGTAGCCGGCAAGCGAGGCCACCGCCATGGTGCCGAACGTCACCACCGCGGCGATGTACAGGCTGTTCCAGTACTGCAGGGCGAAGGGCTGCAGCGCGAACACCTGGCGGTAGGCGTCGAGGTCGAAGCTGCGCGGCAGCAGCGCCGGCGGGAAGGCGAAGATCTCCTGCACCGGCTTGAAGGAGGAGGTGACCATCCACCAGGTCGGGAAGACGAAGGGGATGGCCAGCACGCACATCAGCCCGTAGATCGCCAAGCGCGCGCGGGGGGAGAGATCAGCCCTCATGGAACACCCACCGCCGGCGCAGCTGCCACTGCGCGAAGGTCAGCACCGCGACGATCGCGAACAGCAGCACCGCCAGGGCCGAACCGTAGCCGAAGGCGTGGAACTGGAAGGCCTGCTGGTACAGGTAATAGACCAGCACGGTGGTCGAGATCCCCGGCCCGCCCTGGGTCAGCACCGCGATCTGGGCGAAGACCTGCAGCGACCCGACGATGGTGATGATCGAGGTCAGGAGGATGGTCGGGCTGATCAGCGGCAGTGTGATGCGGCGGAACTGGGCGAAGCGGCCGGCGCCTTCGATCCGCGCCGCCTCGTACAGATCGCGCGGCACGGTCTGCAGCGCCGCCAGGAACAGCACCATGTTCAGCCCGACATTCTTGAACACCTGGACCACGATCACCGACAGCATCGCCGTGGTCTCGCCGCGCAGCCAGTTGGGGCCGGTGATGCCGAACACGGCCAAGATGCCGTTGATGCCGCCGTCCTTCTGCAGGAGGAAGCCCCAGACGATGGTCCAGGCCACCAGCGACACCACGACCGGCGAGAAGAACAGCGCCCGGAACACCGTCATGCCGCGCAGGCGCTGGTTCAGCAGCACCGCCAGCAGCAGCGCCAGGCTGAGATTCAGCGCCACGAGCCCGATCGAGAACAGGGCGGTGGCCCGCAGCACCCCCGGCAGCTCCGGATCCGCCAGCAGCAGCCGGTAGTTGGCGTCGCCGATGTAGTCGAAGCTGCCGGCCAGCACGTTCCATTCGTGCAGGCTGTACCAGGCCACCAGCGTCAGCGGCATCAGCACGAACAGCGCGACGCCCAGCAGCTGCGGCGCGACGAAGAGATAGCCGGCCAGGGCGTCGCGGCGCCGGAGCGTCCAGAACGGCCGGTTCGGAGCGGCGGCCTCCACGGTGTCGGCGGGACCGGCCGGCATGGTGGAGGCCCGCGTCATCGTCAGCGCGCCAGCAGCGGCCGGATCCGGCCGCACACCGCCCTCAGCGCCGCGTCGATATCGGCGGCGGGCTGCCACAGCGCGTCCAGCCCCGCCCGCACCACCTGGGCGATCTGGGCGTTGCCGGTGTGGCTGGGCTTCACCGCCCCGATCTCGATGCCGCGCACCACCACCGCCTCGATCTGGCCCGGCTTCAGCATCGGGTTGGCCTTGGCCAACAGGTCGACGCCGAGCTGGCTCTTGCGCGGCGGCGGGAAGAACTGCGCCAGCTTCGCCGAGTTCTCCGGATTGGTCAGGAAGGCCAGGAAAGCTGCGGCCGCCTGCGCGTTCGGCCCGGCCTTGAACACGCCGATGCCGGCCTGGCCGATCACCGCGTATTCGCCGGCCGGCCCCTTCGGCAGAGGCACCAGGTCCCAGGCGAAAGCACCGTCCTTCAGCAGGGCCGCCCGGCTGATCTGGGTGATGGTCATGGCGGCGTCGCCGGCGAAGAAATCGGCCGGCGCGCCCGGCCCCGGCATCGCCTGGTCGGTGAACACCGCCTTGTGCAGGAAGCGCATCGCCTCGGCCATCGGCGGCTGGTCGAAGCCGCAGGCCTTGCCGTCCGCGCTCCAGGGCGCCGCCCCCCAGCCATTCCAGATGGTGGCGAGGTTGTCCCACAGCTTGTAGTCGAAGTCGCGCACCACCAGACCGGCCTTGCCGGTCTTGGCCCGCACCGCGGCGGCGTCGGCGATGGCGGTGTCCCAGGTCCACTCCCCCGCCGCGATCCGCTCGGCCGGCGGCTTCACCCCGGCCTGCTTCAGCAGGTCGAGATTGACGAAGACGCCGAAGGGCGAGGTCGAGAACGGATAGGCGTAGAGCACGTCGTCGCGGCGCCACAGCGCAGTGGCGCTGGGCAGGAGGTCCTCATAACCGTAGTCCGGCGTCGAGCGCAGGATGTCCTGCAGCGGCAGCAGCACGCCGGAAGAGACGAAGTCCGGCGCCGAGTTCTCGAAGATCCAGGCCAGGTCGGGGGCATTGCCGCCGGCGATCTGGGTGGTCAGCGCCGTGGTGTAGCCGTCGAAGGGCAGCGTCTCGAAGGTGATCGACGCCACCTCCGGGTGGTCCTTCCGGTACGCGGCGGCGATCTCGTCCAGCA
This genomic window contains:
- a CDS encoding helix-turn-helix domain-containing protein; this encodes MRGEQPYSCGLGPAFEVIGGKWKALILWEIQAEPRRFGELKRLVPGISEKMLIQQLREMEADGLVHREVFHEVPPRVEYSVTALGTSLNQALGPLADWGEKHAEGIGAVRQRREPHGMSEPAS
- a CDS encoding ABC transporter substrate-binding protein, giving the protein MTLGRRIFAIAAAGLLAAAALGTPARAEGIALRMTVWTGNKAHLQLLDEIAAAYRKDHPEVASITFETLPFDGYTTALTTQIAGGNAPDLAWIFENSAPDFVSSGVLLPLQDILRSTPDYGYEDLLPSATALWRRDDVLYAYPFSTSPFGVFVNLDLLKQAGVKPPAERIAAGEWTWDTAIADAAAVRAKTGKAGLVVRDFDYKLWDNLATIWNGWGAAPWSADGKACGFDQPPMAEAMRFLHKAVFTDQAMPGPGAPADFFAGDAAMTITQISRAALLKDGAFAWDLVPLPKGPAGEYAVIGQAGIGVFKAGPNAQAAAAFLAFLTNPENSAKLAQFFPPPRKSQLGVDLLAKANPMLKPGQIEAVVVRGIEIGAVKPSHTGNAQIAQVVRAGLDALWQPAADIDAALRAVCGRIRPLLAR
- a CDS encoding xanthine dehydrogenase family protein molybdopterin-binding subunit, whose protein sequence is MSGEIGQAVSRRDGPAKVTGAARYAADTPSAGAVHAVIVPATRPRARITAIDLGRASAAAGVIRIFTHENAPRFGQVTVVLAEDNLPPLQGDRVLYEGQPVALVVAGTPEQATEAARLVRVDYDEEPFDADFLADPDRAELVTEFFGLPLDTAWGDVAAARHESDAGVEAVYVTADRHHNPIEPGAILAVWQDGQLTVHDSTQGVAEERDALAQALGLDPERVRVRNDFIGGSFGAKLWGLPHQLLAAMAARELGRPVKLVLTRAQSYTAWGYQSATRQTVALSARADGTLTGLHHDVVAAGSHIGHYVEAAGWDTPAMYATPNFKISHRRRRLDRASPSAMRSPFGGVGLVAVEIAMDELADRLGMDPLELRLRNYAEAYPADGRPFSSKRLRECYAEGARRFGWSGRPPAPRSIRDGRDLIGWGMATAVLRAFRFPATARIGIDRDGRVLVETATHDVGQGLSTILRQIAADALGVAVERVNLAIADTTLPRTTFTGGSSTSMSVGSAVQAAATALREKLVEAGANGPEGYAGALARLGVERLSAEGEWSPADNETTPPIFSFGAVFAEVRVDRDIPIPRVSRVVGVYDAGRILNPKTARSQMTGGIIWGIGQALLERSEMDPRLGRFLSKNLAGYLVPVNADVSEIDVAFVEAPDPHASPLGARGIGELGAIGIGAAIANAVSHAAGVRVRELPIRPEHLMA
- a CDS encoding carbohydrate ABC transporter permease, whose protein sequence is MTRASTMPAGPADTVEAAAPNRPFWTLRRRDALAGYLFVAPQLLGVALFVLMPLTLVAWYSLHEWNVLAGSFDYIGDANYRLLLADPELPGVLRATALFSIGLVALNLSLALLLAVLLNQRLRGMTVFRALFFSPVVVSLVAWTIVWGFLLQKDGGINGILAVFGITGPNWLRGETTAMLSVIVVQVFKNVGLNMVLFLAALQTVPRDLYEAARIEGAGRFAQFRRITLPLISPTILLTSIITIVGSLQVFAQIAVLTQGGPGISTTVLVYYLYQQAFQFHAFGYGSALAVLLFAIVAVLTFAQWQLRRRWVFHEG
- a CDS encoding glycoside hydrolase family 172 protein is translated as MQSNAGLSPLRGLAKLRQARTRRFSSWDRTGGNDDRLHIAPGETVTIAETSGAGVVTHIWVTINCASRHALRKIVLRAWWDGEAEPSVECPLGDFFGMGHAQTRNFASLPLQMSPQDGRGFNCYFPMPFGSYMRFAVTNEAEHELLFYYYIDLELHDALEDGLGRFHAQWRRAAPQPFDEAGLSNEEVLFGGVTTDSAKNHTILDAAGHGHYVGCLLSVYSLRRSRSWDWYGEGDDMIFVDGEPGISVPDAGRKRQIAAEAPQPVIAERPESAPGANDAWPPTLHGTGTEDYFNTAWCPNQEYSAPYHGIIAGGGPNWQEPVTLYRFHIEDPVVFKRSIRVTIERGHANRRDDEVSSTAFWYQAEPHKPFPPLPAVADRLPSFRAPFEERG
- a CDS encoding carbohydrate ABC transporter permease produces the protein MTDAALPSRAIRPAGTVWFLASAILALMTVAPLLWMLSIAFKGPEEIFDPGLIPARPTLENFLYVFTEVDFLRFLLNTLVVAGSVTVIALLFHSMAGYALARLRFPGREAIFLGMFATFLISLPVIIVPLFILVRQLGLVNSYGGLIIPAIFNAFGIFLLRQFYLNVPRELEEAAFIDGAGHWRVYWSIVLPLSRPILAALAIFFFLANWNAFLWPLTITTDPKLWVVQVAVASFQAQYSASWNYIMAASTVVALPTLLLFMLFQRQIVESIKTGGLK
- a CDS encoding sodium:proton antiporter; the protein is MPETFDASAVVILVLGALVLLSAWLPLVVRRLPLSLPIVAVGIGVVAPHGPWIDRASAFLLQERVLEQAVEFIILVALMGAGLRVERPFGWRRWQATWRLLGIAMPLTIATMAALCWAALGLPWAAALLVAAALAPTDPVLACDVQAGPPGEEEGGEVRFALTSEAGLNDGLAFPFVVLAMTLAATPLESAWVHWLAGDVIWRIGCGALIGYAAGRVFGWLTFRLPRLKLSRTGDGLVAVGVTLISFGVTELAAGYGFVAVFIAAVTLRATDRSSDFHGAMAEFSEQIERVLMVVVLLVFGAAVGTGALARLEWRDVLVGAALLLVIRPLCGWVSLIGTKLPRAARGLMAFFGIRGLGTFYYMAYALGRAEFPDAGRLWAITSFAVLGSIVMHGIASTPLMAWADRRRRAAARPTRSGHSERRRA
- a CDS encoding carbohydrate ABC transporter permease, encoding MRADLSPRARLAIYGLMCVLAIPFVFPTWWMVTSSFKPVQEIFAFPPALLPRSFDLDAYRQVFALQPFALQYWNSLYIAAVVTFGTMAVASLAGYAFARIRFPGQNAVFMVVLLALLVPSEVTIVPLFRFFLGLGLVNTHWPLILVPILGAPCVLATFIMRQFFITLPPELEEAGRIDGLGRFGLFWRIALPLARPALGAVAIFTFLHSWNLYLEPIVFLSSTEKFTLPQALTQYVDAYGGPMWNVQLAAVTLTALPVLIVFVLAQRQFIEGLAHTGLKG
- a CDS encoding (2Fe-2S)-binding protein, coding for MDAEPNTIESPEDGAAEAALRVNGRTRRLRIDPRVTLLDALRDHLGLTGAKKGCDRGECGACTVHIDGRRALSCLTLAVMAEGREITTIEGLAESDRLHPVQAAFIEHDAFQCGFCTPGQIMSAVACIREGHAGSDDEIREFMSGNLCRCAAYPQIVAAVRAAAATTGA
- a CDS encoding xanthine dehydrogenase family protein subunit M encodes the protein MQSFAYERAATLAQAIGAAAEPGTAVIAGGTELLNWMKDGIAAPRRLVDLNHLPGLDSVTADASGLRIGALARMSDLAEHPAIRRDWPAVSQALLQSASAQIRTMASIGGNLMQRTRCPYFRAEVELPCNRRRPGSGCAALAGEDRSGAIFGWTEQCVATHPSDVAVALAALDAVVHVDGPGGPRAIPIADFHPLPDHGLIRESVLEPGELITAIEVPASAAARRSHYLKLRERASYEFALVSAAVGLDLDGPVIREARIALGGVAAKPWRLREAEEALRGVMQADEPALRRALDAGFAEARPLRRNGFKVELAKRAVIRALQIVGGVA